A DNA window from Hydra vulgaris chromosome 13, alternate assembly HydraT2T_AEP contains the following coding sequences:
- the LOC136089636 gene encoding uncharacterized protein LOC136089636: MTDWRHTLQRVKEHENSKTHENCVNCHMLKSKGKDIYNLMFTNEGSIRQKNIIERKQVLERIVDVVKLIGKRGLAFRAHRSESVCSLSLENNQEDHGNFLKIILLLSKYDAVLKLHLARVVKEKKKNNETFAGTKGRGSFVSLILKSTINQVILASGKLIQDSILLDIQEAGIFSLQIDTTQDITQKDQCSIVVRYVKGNIYERVVAVLNCKSSTGKDMCNLISNFIKNSGLHIKNCIGNSTDGAANMRGQYNGFTSWLSKESRGQIHVWCYAHVLNLVVTDATSSVFEGSLFQLLVCRISKRILSTYGCLGKHQCKNKVSET; encoded by the coding sequence ATGACGGACTGGAGGCACACTTTGCAACGTGTTAAAGAACATGAAAATAGTAAAACTCATGAAAATTGTGTAAATTGTCATATGCTCAAATCTAAAGGCaaagatatttataatttaatgttcACAAATGAAGGAAGCATACgtcagaaaaatattattgaacgAAAGCAAGTATTGGAAAGAATTGTAGATGTTGTAAAATTAATTGGAAAAAGAGGATTAGCTTTTCGCGCTCACCGATCTGAATCTGTTTGTTCactttcacttgaaaataaTCAAGAAGACcatggtaattttttaaaaataatattgctactCTCTAAATATGACgctgttttaaaattacatttagcaAGAGTCGtcaaagaaaagaagaaaaataatgaaacatttGCGGGAACTAAAGGTAGAGGCAGTTTcgtttcattaattttaaaatctactaTTAACCAGGTAATTTTGGCCAGTGGAAAATTAATTCAAGATAGCATTTTGTTAGATATACAGGAAGCAGGtattttttctttgcaaattgACACCACACAGGACATAACACAAAAGGATCAGTGCTCAATTGTTGTCCGATATGTAAAGGGAAATATTTATGAACGTGTAGTAGCTGTTTTAAATTGCAAATCGTCTACAGGGAAAGACATGTGcaatttaattagtaattttattaaaaacagtggattacatattaaaaattgtatcggTAATTCGACAGACGGAGCAGCAAACATGCGTGGACAGTATAATGGCTTCACCAGTTGGTTAAGTAAAGAATCGCGTGGTCAAATTCATGTTTGGTGTTATGCCCACGTATTGAATTTAGTTGTCACAGATGCTACTAGTTCGGTATTTGAAGGTTCTCTCTTTCAATTACTCGTGTGCCGTATTTCTAAGAGAATCTTATCAACGTATGGATGTTTGGGAAAACACCAGTGTAAAAATAAGGTATCAGAGACTTAA